The following are encoded together in the Deltaproteobacteria bacterium genome:
- a CDS encoding response regulator, with translation MTSKQVLLIDDDLEYQALISNALESANLRLNNAGNGESGFQIAKKNPPDIIILAVELPDSNGYVLCKKFREDETLKSIPVILISRDASPKDFEQHRKLKIRADEYLLKPFSDDVILSKVQNLIGFHISENEFELMQEHLNALIQEKIILDDRIGTLEKEKEELSNKLKEVDRVQNALGVSKNREEELSKQLSESKSHTKVIDQWLTEANDRVDGLKKENTELKKDYERIMKELKELQSNYQSLQEKAKKSSIDIEKLKFLLNQALSLLPKD, from the coding sequence ATGACATCAAAACAGGTTTTACTTATAGATGACGACTTAGAATATCAGGCACTTATATCCAATGCCCTGGAATCTGCTAATTTACGGCTCAACAATGCTGGTAATGGTGAAAGTGGATTCCAGATTGCCAAGAAAAATCCGCCGGACATCATCATTCTGGCAGTAGAATTACCCGACTCAAACGGATATGTACTTTGCAAAAAATTCAGAGAGGACGAAACATTAAAAAGCATCCCTGTCATTCTTATATCAAGGGATGCAAGCCCAAAGGATTTTGAACAGCATAGAAAACTGAAAATAAGGGCGGATGAATATTTGCTAAAGCCATTCAGCGATGATGTTATCTTATCAAAGGTACAAAACCTGATAGGTTTTCACATATCAGAGAATGAATTTGAGCTTATGCAGGAACACCTCAATGCACTTATTCAGGAAAAGATTATACTCGACGATAGGATAGGTACACTTGAAAAAGAGAAGGAGGAACTGAGCAATAAACTTAAAGAAGTTGATCGCGTTCAAAATGCACTCGGTGTAAGTAAAAATCGCGAAGAAGAGTTGTCAAAACAATTAAGCGAGAGCAAAAGCCATACCAAGGTCATAGATCAATGGCTTACAGAAGCAAATGACAGGGTTGATGGTTTAAAAAAAGAAAATACAGAACTTAAAAAAGATTATGAACGCATAATGAAAGAGTTAAAGGAGCTCCAGAGCAATTATCAGTCACTTCAGGAAAAAGCCAAAAAGAGCAGTATTGATATAGAAAAACTAAAGTTTTTATTGAATCAGGCTTTATCCCTGTTGCCAAAAGATTAA
- a CDS encoding carboxypeptidase regulatory-like domain-containing protein → MNIKRFLFLGFISILAGCSSSAVTTKTTYTGNITGSVILQGQNVYKDVLVYISGEPYIVYTDVNGNYSITDIPAGTYMLNASKTGYASAYQQITLNPGQTLKASPMVLDILATSFSVKTPFTAIEDQPFTITVSAMLDNNILPTYSGTVNLDSSWGDITPTTVSSFSGGTKTFSAWVNREGPAAISFSDTTSPYATSAAAINVLSIPWRLGHIPDVDLSGTGWDNTHVSFPSVIYVNGEFYMLYSGSNGTSWNIGLATSADGITWSKSTYNPVIKTGGTFYASGVLATSIMYENGMFKTWFSGSEGSYTNIGYATSANCITWTVDSSPVLITGSTGLWDYKAVTEPSVINDNGVYKMWYSGYDGNTWRIGYATSTDGITWAKYGYNGTELPVIDVSSSGADSSGVYAPTVVKDENVYKMYYTGIDTSGNLTLNYATSTDGITWFKSTSNPKLSYGSGVQSPDFILRTMFLYLSYYDGTHWRIGLATYP, encoded by the coding sequence ATGAATATAAAAAGATTTTTATTTTTAGGGTTTATATCTATCCTTGCAGGCTGCAGTTCATCGGCAGTAACAACAAAAACAACGTATACAGGCAATATAACGGGTTCTGTGATTTTACAGGGACAAAACGTGTATAAGGATGTTCTTGTTTATATAAGTGGTGAGCCGTACATTGTTTATACGGATGTAAATGGTAATTATTCAATAACCGATATCCCTGCCGGCACGTATATGCTTAATGCGTCGAAAACGGGTTACGCATCTGCATACCAGCAAATAACATTAAACCCCGGACAAACTCTAAAAGCATCGCCGATGGTTCTGGATATACTCGCGACATCGTTTTCCGTTAAAACCCCGTTTACGGCTATCGAGGATCAGCCATTCACTATTACCGTCTCAGCAATGCTTGATAATAATATACTACCCACATACTCGGGCACAGTTAATCTGGATTCAAGCTGGGGCGATATTACACCAACAACCGTTTCTTCTTTCTCGGGCGGCACAAAGACATTTAGTGCATGGGTTAATAGAGAAGGGCCTGCGGCTATTTCATTTTCTGATACAACATCACCGTATGCAACATCGGCCGCTGCCATAAATGTGCTCTCGATACCATGGAGACTGGGGCATATCCCGGACGTTGATCTCTCCGGTACAGGCTGGGACAATACGCATGTTAGTTTTCCATCGGTTATATATGTAAACGGCGAATTTTATATGCTTTATTCGGGCAGTAACGGTACATCATGGAACATCGGACTTGCAACATCTGCCGACGGTATTACATGGTCAAAATCTACGTACAACCCTGTTATCAAAACAGGAGGTACTTTTTATGCTTCTGGTGTATTGGCAACAAGTATTATGTATGAGAATGGCATGTTCAAGACATGGTTTTCCGGCTCAGAAGGATCATACACCAATATAGGTTATGCAACGTCGGCAAACTGCATAACTTGGACAGTTGACAGCAGCCCGGTTTTAATTACAGGTTCAACAGGCTTATGGGATTACAAAGCGGTTACTGAGCCGTCTGTTATAAATGATAATGGCGTTTATAAGATGTGGTATTCCGGTTATGACGGTAACACATGGCGCATCGGTTATGCGACATCAACCGACGGAATAACCTGGGCAAAGTACGGTTATAATGGAACAGAGCTGCCGGTAATTGATGTATCCAGTTCGGGTGCAGATAGTTCGGGTGTATACGCCCCAACCGTTGTAAAGGATGAAAATGTTTATAAGATGTATTACACGGGGATAGATACGAGCGGGAATCTCACCCTTAATTATGCAACATCAACCGACGGAATAACCTGGTTTAAATCTACTTCAAACCCAAAGCTTTCTTACGGCAGTGGAGTTCAATCACCCGATTTTATATTAAGAACCATGTTTCTATATCTTTCATACTATGATGGAACACACTGGCGTATAGGGCTTGCAACCTATCCATAG
- a CDS encoding alpha/beta hydrolase, with amino-acid sequence MVERGTFKSFDGVKIAYYTIGNKKGMPVILSNGLGGNIAAWASMIDALKDKYLFITWDYRGLYRSGMPYNMHTLTVPFQAKDLEILLEKLRIKKALFVGWSMGVQINFEFYRTHPDAFLGIIVLSGASGYPFETAKGLKGDAIRFMTLILKHISSLDSKVVKAATKLPFFFYLIKMFGLVAKPCSEQIFMNIIKDFRHLDFKVYFDSLFKLGEHSAEDVLTNIKAPTLIVVGEKDLFTPPSVAESMRNKIKHSELYVLPDATHYALAEFPDSIIKKSIQFIKKHRLDKPKTEELKIVEKQVTTLS; translated from the coding sequence ATGGTGGAACGCGGAACATTCAAGAGCTTTGATGGGGTGAAGATTGCTTACTACACCATAGGGAATAAAAAGGGTATGCCGGTCATTTTATCTAACGGACTCGGCGGCAACATAGCAGCATGGGCGTCAATGATTGACGCTTTAAAAGATAAATATTTATTCATAACATGGGATTATAGAGGGCTTTACAGATCCGGTATGCCTTACAATATGCACACATTAACAGTCCCATTTCAGGCTAAAGATCTGGAAATACTCTTAGAGAAACTGCGCATCAAAAAGGCACTATTTGTAGGATGGAGCATGGGAGTTCAGATTAATTTTGAATTTTACAGAACGCACCCCGATGCGTTTTTAGGTATTATAGTTTTAAGCGGTGCTTCCGGCTATCCATTTGAAACCGCGAAAGGATTAAAGGGAGACGCCATAAGGTTTATGACGCTCATTTTAAAGCATATATCTTCCCTTGATTCCAAAGTTGTAAAAGCTGCAACGAAGCTGCCGTTTTTCTTTTATCTGATAAAAATGTTTGGACTTGTCGCAAAGCCATGTTCGGAACAGATATTTATGAATATTATTAAAGATTTCAGGCATCTCGATTTTAAAGTCTACTTTGATTCGCTTTTTAAGCTTGGAGAACACTCTGCTGAGGATGTTCTTACTAATATTAAGGCCCCAACACTAATAGTGGTAGGCGAAAAGGACCTGTTTACACCTCCGTCTGTTGCAGAGAGCATGCGTAACAAAATAAAGCATAGTGAGCTATATGTACTGCCAGATGCAACGCACTATGCACTTGCTGAATTTCCGGATAGTATTATAAAAAAGAGCATTCAGTTTATCAAAAAACACAGGCTTGATAAACCTAAAACAGAAGAACTAAAGATTGTTGAGAAACAAGTTACTACCCTATCATAA
- a CDS encoding homocysteine S-methyltransferase family protein, protein MKPFREHLLSDLLIMDGAMGTMLQKSGVLKPGMAPELLNITNKDLLQNIHRQYVNAGAGIIETNTFGANVIKLKEFGLEKRVSEINKHAAENARIAAANRAYVAGDIGPTGKFIKPVGDLEFDEAVDIFKEQIRALLDGGVDLFSIETMMDIKEIKAAVAAIKELCDLPIMAMMTFNDDYRTTLGTSPEVAAIVLEALGADVIGANCSLGPEGIYNVIKRMSRVTNLPLISEANAGMPILKHGLTTFPATPEQMVERMEESIALGVRVYGGCCGTTPEHIKLISETGLALKHNLSFELKHNDRLYLASRTEFKSVEPSHGTLFIGERINPTGKKVYSEELKSGKTRYIREQARLQQEAGADLLDINVGTPGIDEASMMKKAVFAVNESSVLPVSIDSSNIDSIEHGLKAVDGKPLVNSVTAEIKRLIPTLKLIKKYGAAGIILPVDDNGLPKTSSDRIAIAKKIIETARGLGINKRDLIIDAITLTISAEPGGGLETLKTIRIITEELGMPAVIGLSNVSFGLPERRILNAHFLTMAMGSGLGLAIVNVLDDEIKKASLSASLLLGRDNNAANYIKAFSNSQEEAAVTPESEKMDIFKLIQDAIIKGDDENIVNMVEQALSSRYDPLIISNKGLIPGMDVVGRLFKTGKIFLPQVMLSAETMKKAFTRLKKEMPSGRKGLKKILMATVEGDIHDIGKNIVITLLENNGFDVIDLGKNASSKDIVKRAKENRVDLIGLSALMTTTMVEMKNVIGLIKQEGLNIPVAVGGAVLTAEYAHEIGADLYAKDAMEAVAIMKGFFGIKQ, encoded by the coding sequence ATGAAACCCTTTAGAGAACACCTCTTATCAGACCTTCTTATTATGGATGGTGCAATGGGTACCATGCTGCAAAAGTCGGGCGTTCTAAAACCAGGTATGGCGCCTGAACTCCTCAATATTACAAACAAGGATCTTCTGCAAAATATCCATAGGCAGTATGTTAATGCAGGCGCCGGCATAATTGAAACAAACACATTCGGTGCAAACGTGATCAAGCTTAAAGAATTTGGTCTTGAAAAACGGGTAAGTGAAATAAACAAACACGCTGCGGAAAATGCAAGGATAGCCGCAGCTAACAGGGCCTATGTTGCAGGGGACATTGGTCCTACCGGTAAATTTATAAAACCAGTGGGTGATTTAGAGTTTGATGAAGCTGTGGATATCTTCAAAGAGCAGATTAGGGCACTACTTGACGGCGGGGTTGACCTCTTCTCAATCGAAACCATGATGGATATAAAAGAGATTAAGGCAGCAGTCGCAGCAATAAAAGAGCTATGCGATCTTCCCATTATGGCAATGATGACTTTTAATGATGATTACAGGACAACGCTAGGGACCTCACCGGAGGTTGCTGCCATTGTGCTTGAAGCACTTGGGGCTGATGTTATCGGTGCTAACTGTAGTTTAGGTCCGGAGGGCATATACAATGTGATAAAGAGGATGTCGCGGGTAACAAATCTCCCTCTGATTTCAGAAGCAAATGCGGGCATGCCTATTTTAAAACATGGATTAACAACCTTCCCTGCAACACCTGAGCAGATGGTAGAACGTATGGAGGAATCGATAGCACTCGGCGTTAGGGTTTACGGAGGCTGCTGTGGAACAACCCCAGAACATATAAAACTGATATCAGAAACGGGTTTAGCTCTTAAACATAATCTTTCTTTTGAGCTCAAACATAATGACAGGTTATATCTGGCAAGCAGAACAGAGTTTAAAAGTGTAGAGCCTTCTCACGGAACATTGTTTATAGGAGAAAGGATTAATCCTACCGGGAAAAAAGTATACTCAGAGGAACTGAAATCCGGTAAGACACGGTACATAAGGGAACAGGCAAGACTTCAACAAGAAGCAGGGGCAGATTTGCTTGATATAAATGTTGGCACACCAGGTATTGATGAGGCTTCTATGATGAAAAAAGCGGTATTTGCTGTGAACGAATCCTCCGTACTCCCGGTATCTATAGATTCTTCAAACATTGATTCAATTGAGCATGGGCTTAAAGCAGTTGACGGAAAACCTCTTGTCAATTCTGTTACGGCTGAGATTAAAAGGCTTATTCCAACATTAAAACTAATAAAAAAATATGGTGCTGCAGGCATTATACTCCCTGTTGATGATAATGGTTTACCAAAGACAAGTTCGGATAGAATTGCCATCGCAAAAAAAATCATAGAAACAGCCCGGGGGCTTGGCATAAACAAGAGGGATTTAATAATAGATGCAATTACGCTTACGATAAGTGCAGAACCAGGTGGAGGGCTTGAAACACTCAAAACAATAAGGATAATAACAGAAGAGCTTGGTATGCCCGCTGTGATAGGTTTGAGCAATGTCTCTTTTGGATTGCCAGAACGGCGCATTCTTAATGCGCATTTTCTGACAATGGCAATGGGCAGCGGGCTTGGGCTTGCCATCGTTAATGTGCTTGATGATGAGATAAAAAAAGCCAGTCTGTCCGCATCACTATTGCTTGGCAGGGATAATAACGCGGCAAATTATATAAAGGCATTCTCAAATAGCCAAGAAGAAGCCGCTGTCACTCCTGAATCTGAGAAAATGGATATATTCAAACTTATCCAGGACGCCATAATAAAAGGAGACGACGAAAATATTGTAAATATGGTAGAGCAGGCACTTTCAAGCAGGTATGACCCATTAATAATAAGCAACAAAGGGCTAATCCCAGGCATGGATGTTGTAGGTAGATTGTTTAAAACAGGTAAGATCTTTTTACCGCAGGTTATGCTTTCTGCAGAAACAATGAAAAAGGCATTTACAAGGCTTAAAAAAGAGATGCCCTCAGGCAGGAAAGGATTAAAAAAAATCCTTATGGCAACTGTGGAAGGCGATATTCATGACATAGGGAAAAATATTGTTATAACGCTGCTTGAGAACAACGGCTTTGACGTGATTGATCTGGGAAAGAACGCCTCATCAAAGGATATTGTGAAACGTGCAAAAGAAAACAGAGTCGATCTTATAGGGTTAAGTGCGCTTATGACTACAACGATGGTTGAGATGAAAAATGTTATAGGACTTATAAAACAGGAAGGGCTCAATATCCCTGTTGCTGTCGGCGGTGCTGTTCTTACGGCAGAATATGCACATGAGATAGGTGCCGATCTCTATGCCAAAGATGCAATGGAGGCTGTTGCAATAATGAAAGGATTTTTTGGGATAAAGCAATGA
- a CDS encoding MoxR family ATPase, whose translation MKRIKQFKSAKEVTELLKKVGYIPDENISTAIHIANMLSKPLLVEGQPGVGKTELAKALAASLGLELIRLQCYEGLDDTKALYEWEYSKQLLYSQLLKDKIDELIKRAPDLTSGMKRLKEFNSTFFSEDFLIKRPILRSITSSEPAVLLIDEIDKAEPSFEALLLEVLSDYQVSIPELGTIKAKSIPYVILTSNNARELSDELRRRCIYLYIDTPDQGRQMEIIKAKLKDNISDDLLKGISGIIALIREQGLKRQPNLSEIIDWSETLVSSNIDINNIPLSAFSSLLKDSSDQNKAFQALWKLKNH comes from the coding sequence ATGAAGAGGATAAAGCAGTTTAAATCAGCTAAAGAGGTTACAGAATTGCTTAAGAAAGTGGGTTATATTCCAGATGAAAACATATCGACAGCAATCCATATAGCCAATATGCTTTCAAAACCGCTTCTCGTAGAGGGACAGCCGGGCGTTGGTAAAACAGAACTTGCAAAAGCGCTCGCCGCATCGCTCGGTCTGGAGCTTATAAGGCTACAATGCTATGAAGGACTCGATGATACAAAGGCATTGTATGAATGGGAATACTCAAAACAATTGCTTTACTCGCAACTTCTCAAGGATAAGATTGATGAACTGATAAAACGTGCTCCGGATCTGACATCGGGCATGAAAAGGCTTAAAGAATTTAACAGTACATTTTTCTCAGAAGATTTCCTTATAAAAAGGCCTATCCTTAGATCAATAACATCTTCTGAACCTGCGGTACTTCTTATAGACGAGATCGATAAAGCAGAACCCTCTTTTGAAGCATTACTGCTTGAAGTATTAAGTGATTATCAGGTTTCCATACCAGAACTCGGGACAATAAAGGCAAAATCAATTCCTTATGTTATCCTCACAAGTAATAATGCAAGAGAGCTCTCTGATGAACTGAGGCGCAGGTGCATCTATTTATACATTGATACGCCTGATCAGGGAAGGCAGATGGAGATAATAAAGGCAAAATTGAAAGATAACATATCCGATGACTTATTAAAAGGCATTTCCGGTATTATAGCATTGATCAGGGAACAGGGTTTGAAAAGGCAGCCAAACCTCTCCGAGATCATTGATTGGTCGGAAACATTGGTATCTTCCAATATTGATATAAACAATATTCCATTATCTGCGTTTAGCAGTCTTCTCAAAGATAGCTCCGATCAAAATAAGGCTTTTCAAGCATTATGGAAGTTAAAGAATCATTAA
- a CDS encoding diguanylate cyclase, with protein MLRSILIVDDSASVRLELKALLEETGLFDMFYEASDGIKGFKMMLSHPPDIVICDLFMPNFDGFKFLKLKQARQEFDKIPVLIVTGRDDLNDKIHVLEEGAQDYVTKPFNPPELVARVKSHLRIKLLQDELISANEKLETLSNIDPLTSLYNRRYFINAYEREFERAKRYERALSLLMVDLDHFKNINDTYGHLVGDKVLIIVSRILNTDLRKIDICARYGGEEFITMLPETDLKGALAVANRNISDMKEHDFSDICYNTKTITFSIGIACLPNNQISSADDLLKAVDDALYEAKGLGRNQIVTYKEIKPRNNPVAFIKK; from the coding sequence ATGTTACGAAGTATTTTAATTGTAGATGACTCAGCAAGTGTAAGGCTGGAGTTAAAGGCTCTACTTGAAGAAACAGGGCTGTTTGATATGTTTTACGAGGCCTCTGATGGTATAAAAGGCTTCAAGATGATGCTTTCTCATCCCCCCGACATAGTAATTTGTGATCTTTTTATGCCGAATTTTGATGGATTCAAGTTCCTTAAACTAAAACAGGCACGCCAGGAGTTTGATAAAATTCCTGTATTGATTGTTACTGGAAGAGACGATCTAAATGATAAGATACACGTTCTCGAGGAAGGTGCACAGGATTATGTAACAAAACCGTTTAACCCGCCTGAACTTGTTGCAAGGGTAAAATCTCACCTGAGAATAAAGTTGCTTCAGGATGAGCTTATATCAGCGAACGAAAAGCTTGAAACACTATCCAATATCGATCCTTTAACAAGCCTGTATAACAGAAGATATTTTATAAATGCCTATGAAAGGGAATTCGAAAGGGCAAAAAGGTATGAAAGGGCATTGTCATTATTAATGGTTGATCTGGATCACTTCAAAAACATAAATGATACATACGGGCATTTAGTCGGTGATAAGGTTTTAATAATAGTTTCACGTATATTAAACACGGATCTTAGAAAGATAGATATATGTGCAAGATACGGGGGTGAAGAATTCATTACAATGCTTCCCGAAACGGACTTAAAAGGTGCACTCGCCGTTGCGAACAGAAACATAAGTGATATGAAAGAGCACGATTTTTCCGATATCTGTTATAATACAAAAACGATTACATTTTCTATCGGTATCGCCTGTCTTCCCAATAATCAGATCAGCAGTGCAGATGATCTCCTCAAGGCTGTTGACGATGCACTGTATGAGGCAAAAGGGCTTGGCAGGAACCAAATTGTTACATACAAAGAAATAAAACCCAGAAACAATCCGGTTGCTTTTATTAAAAAATAA
- a CDS encoding DnaJ domain-containing protein, with protein sequence MEYKDYYKLLGVSRNATQDDIKKAFKKLAKQYHPDLNPNDKKKAEEKFKEINEAYQVLGEPEKRSRYDQLGSDWERISSQDTYSGARAQHFGNSTFSDFFETFFGGQNINNMEDLLGGLGAKHAARSYEIDHEYDIEITLRDAITGSKQVLNVPFNDTCPACGGTGYTVKTAAYRGRNISSQSPCPNCGGSGAVRRNKAIEVKIPKGIKQGAKIRLSGEGGVDPRTGKRGSIYLNIRIKPPYPFMSKEQDLYLDVKLYPFEAALGKSIDIPSPTGGTISLKIPAGTQNEQMLKLKDKGIPSSSGTGDLYVKIHVAIPKDLSQEERLLLEQWDKLRSWDNPRKGL encoded by the coding sequence GTGGAGTATAAAGATTATTATAAACTGCTTGGTGTTAGCAGAAATGCAACACAGGACGACATAAAAAAAGCCTTTAAAAAACTTGCCAAACAGTATCACCCGGATCTAAACCCAAACGATAAGAAAAAAGCAGAAGAGAAATTTAAAGAGATAAATGAAGCATATCAGGTGCTCGGTGAGCCCGAAAAAAGATCCAGGTATGATCAGCTTGGTTCTGATTGGGAAAGGATATCAAGTCAGGACACATATTCAGGGGCAAGGGCCCAGCATTTCGGGAACAGTACATTCTCTGATTTTTTTGAGACCTTCTTTGGCGGACAGAATATAAATAATATGGAGGATCTCCTCGGCGGGCTTGGCGCAAAGCATGCTGCCCGCTCTTATGAAATAGATCATGAGTATGATATAGAGATTACTCTGAGGGATGCCATAACCGGAAGTAAACAGGTACTGAATGTTCCATTTAATGATACGTGCCCTGCATGTGGAGGCACGGGATATACGGTGAAAACAGCAGCGTATAGAGGCAGAAACATATCAAGTCAGTCTCCATGCCCTAACTGCGGCGGCTCCGGGGCTGTCCGGAGAAACAAAGCAATAGAGGTTAAAATCCCAAAAGGCATAAAGCAAGGTGCTAAGATCAGACTATCAGGTGAAGGAGGTGTCGATCCAAGGACGGGTAAAAGAGGTTCTATATATCTTAATATAAGGATAAAACCTCCATACCCATTTATGTCAAAGGAGCAAGATCTGTATCTTGATGTTAAGCTGTACCCTTTTGAAGCAGCACTCGGGAAAAGCATAGACATTCCATCACCAACAGGAGGGACTATAAGTCTTAAAATTCCTGCGGGTACACAAAATGAGCAGATGCTAAAGCTAAAAGATAAAGGCATACCATCTTCTTCAGGCACCGGAGACCTTTATGTGAAAATCCATGTTGCAATACCAAAAGACCTCTCACAGGAAGAAAGACTGCTACTTGAGCAATGGGACAAACTTAGATCATGGGATAATCCAAGAAAAGGTCTTTAA
- a CDS encoding nucleoside phosphorylase: MKKLYHLRIKTKDMSKLVIMPGDPHRSRYIADVFLKNVKIINTNRGIDAYTGTYKNKTISVVTSGMGAPSAAIVVEELKRLGVDTIIRTGTCGGVNKCIKPGDMIIPTGAGSMIGFKRVYGIHEVPSSPDFYVMQKLVSNADKKGISFHTGPIVTSDSFFSEKSHAKMLESKGILAMEMECSALFALGIVRHIKTGAVLLSTGNINYAEQVMDTPRIRRSMDIMIEIALDSIVA; this comes from the coding sequence ATGAAGAAGCTTTACCACCTTAGAATAAAAACAAAAGACATGTCAAAGCTCGTTATTATGCCGGGTGATCCGCACAGATCAAGATACATAGCCGATGTATTTCTTAAAAATGTAAAAATCATTAATACAAACCGCGGCATCGACGCGTATACTGGTACATACAAGAACAAGACGATCTCTGTTGTTACATCGGGCATGGGTGCTCCGTCTGCTGCAATAGTTGTAGAAGAGCTCAAAAGGCTTGGAGTCGATACAATTATAAGGACAGGTACATGCGGTGGGGTTAATAAATGCATAAAGCCTGGTGACATGATAATCCCTACTGGTGCCGGTTCTATGATTGGGTTTAAACGGGTATACGGCATACATGAGGTTCCCTCATCCCCTGATTTTTATGTAATGCAAAAACTGGTGAGTAATGCAGATAAAAAGGGCATAAGTTTTCACACAGGTCCAATTGTAACATCGGACTCATTTTTTTCAGAAAAGTCTCATGCAAAGATGCTTGAATCAAAAGGCATTCTTGCAATGGAAATGGAGTGTTCCGCACTCTTCGCACTCGGCATTGTAAGACACATAAAAACGGGCGCGGTTTTACTCTCAACAGGCAATATAAATTATGCAGAGCAGGTTATGGATACGCCGCGGATAAGGAGATCTATGGATATCATGATTGAGATTGCACTTGATTCAATTGTAGCTTAA
- a CDS encoding VWA domain-containing protein, with product MEVKESLKFTTNLYAFLNNLGMHVQPVEFVQTTFAVKQIKPDTPEEFKNVIIPIMAKNMNQAVLIRHAIDFILTTSGNWDAIKDTISFDQIDQGILKEAAPTIAKMADWIENPDLFYKMLEQLYRKLYEQYDDRAIRSGYTMLSDALELNKPEKEIVALTKVLELNGWCSEDIAKIRSIIEGMVIFIRRNISEFLISASKVISMTGFMHPSMPKSGQRDLWDIPLFFLSRKELEQVNVLVRRVALRFRDKLRQRQYGLNTNEVSIRKTLRLNTGMDNIIHLDYKRIKKLESPLIVLCDVSSSMRNYARFFLQFLSVVKDVFRKVKVIIFVSSIHEITSLIKTKPDDEVISTIFAEYPEARTYTDYGSVFKQFVEQYFGTVTAKTRLLVVGDGRTNHLYPGDEELGMIKKKAKEIIWFNPEENYNWYLGDSEMSLYMQYTDRIFTVRTLRELISALESIA from the coding sequence ATGGAAGTTAAAGAATCATTAAAATTTACTACAAACCTTTATGCCTTTCTTAACAACCTCGGTATGCATGTCCAGCCTGTTGAGTTTGTACAAACAACTTTTGCAGTTAAGCAGATAAAACCAGACACACCGGAGGAGTTTAAAAATGTTATTATCCCCATAATGGCCAAGAATATGAATCAGGCAGTACTCATAAGGCATGCGATAGATTTTATTCTTACGACATCCGGGAATTGGGATGCGATCAAGGATACGATTTCGTTTGATCAAATAGATCAAGGCATACTTAAAGAGGCTGCACCGACAATAGCAAAGATGGCAGATTGGATCGAAAATCCGGATCTTTTCTATAAGATGCTTGAGCAGCTTTATCGCAAACTTTATGAACAGTATGATGATAGGGCAATACGATCAGGGTATACAATGCTTTCAGATGCACTTGAGCTTAATAAACCCGAAAAGGAAATTGTTGCACTTACAAAGGTGCTTGAACTCAATGGATGGTGTTCTGAGGATATAGCAAAGATAAGAAGCATTATTGAAGGTATGGTGATCTTTATAAGACGTAATATCTCGGAATTCCTGATCAGTGCATCAAAGGTAATCTCAATGACAGGTTTTATGCATCCCTCGATGCCAAAATCCGGACAAAGGGATCTATGGGATATTCCGCTATTTTTTCTTTCAAGAAAAGAACTCGAACAGGTAAACGTACTCGTGAGGCGGGTTGCATTGCGATTCAGAGATAAGTTAAGACAAAGGCAGTACGGCCTAAATACGAATGAGGTTTCAATAAGAAAAACACTAAGGCTTAACACGGGCATGGATAATATCATCCACCTTGATTATAAAAGGATTAAGAAACTCGAATCACCCCTGATAGTTCTTTGTGATGTATCAAGCTCTATGAGAAACTATGCAAGGTTTTTTTTACAATTTTTATCCGTCGTCAAAGACGTGTTCAGGAAAGTAAAAGTGATAATATTTGTTTCAAGTATTCATGAGATAACCTCTCTTATCAAGACAAAACCCGACGACGAGGTAATTTCTACTATTTTTGCAGAGTATCCTGAGGCAAGAACATACACCGATTATGGCAGCGTTTTTAAACAATTCGTTGAACAGTATTTCGGCACTGTTACGGCAAAAACACGGTTACTCGTAGTAGGGGATGGCAGGACAAATCATCTTTATCCCGGGGATGAAGAGCTTGGAATGATAAAAAAAAAGGCAAAAGAGATTATATGGTTTAACCCTGAAGAAAATTATAACTGGTATCTTGGTGATAGTGAGATGAGCTTATACATGCAATATACAGACAGGATATTTACCGTAAGAACACTTAGAGAACTCATATCGGCATTGGAGAGTATAGCATAG